One window of the Candidatus Zixiibacteriota bacterium genome contains the following:
- a CDS encoding exported hypothetical protein (Evidence 5 : Unknown function), whose translation MKLYRIILSVVIIIATISVWGAQSGVIDKNITPAKPAAVDNTSYIDANRIFMFVTNHGNMGRDLAGYFGYDYGTFFPYVGITDIQNGTTPSPLYAAGLWIGGKVGTETRVTVAGYGDEYVPGPMLGGTFQTDNPSFKIYKLYSDSVTNYDYLNWPVYQGAPAYRNGGPRFQGDQFLWSVFNDANPIEHQETSGMTAPLGLEVQQNTWAYSGAGFLGNIIFVGYKIYNKGTNHISDCLISFWADPDLGGVGDDLVGCDTLNNIFYCYNATNADQKYGSAPPAVGFKIIRGPLVPSINDTARFERWFIPGFRNLDMTSFAKYINGTDPLYAQQSYNCMLGLSRQGDPYIFDGRNLKYQCSGDPVLETGDLDSSPADRRMMASCGPFDFNPGDSQYVLIAMGVGQGTDRLNSIAVLEDILNSYQLSENCADRNGDGRVGLDDLMGIIDALYAGGNPALLADVNNDRISNILDISYLINYLFRNGPSPQCPL comes from the coding sequence ATGAAGCTCTATCGTATCATTCTATCAGTTGTGATCATTATAGCTACGATTTCCGTCTGGGGGGCACAATCCGGAGTTATCGATAAGAATATTACTCCGGCTAAACCGGCCGCCGTTGATAATACCTCTTACATAGACGCCAATCGGATTTTTATGTTCGTGACCAATCACGGTAACATGGGGAGGGATCTGGCCGGATATTTCGGATATGACTACGGGACCTTCTTTCCGTATGTCGGTATTACCGACATTCAGAACGGGACAACGCCTTCTCCGTTATATGCGGCGGGTCTTTGGATCGGAGGCAAGGTCGGAACGGAGACACGGGTGACAGTCGCGGGATACGGTGATGAATATGTCCCGGGTCCGATGCTGGGAGGAACATTCCAAACAGACAACCCGTCTTTCAAAATTTACAAACTTTATAGTGATAGTGTAACCAATTACGACTACTTAAACTGGCCGGTTTATCAGGGAGCCCCGGCATATCGCAACGGCGGCCCCCGGTTTCAAGGGGATCAGTTTCTTTGGAGCGTATTTAATGATGCTAATCCGATTGAACACCAGGAAACCTCCGGTATGACAGCGCCATTGGGCCTTGAAGTACAGCAGAACACTTGGGCATATAGTGGTGCCGGATTTTTGGGCAATATTATCTTCGTCGGATACAAAATATATAATAAAGGTACGAATCATATAAGTGATTGCCTCATCTCTTTTTGGGCCGATCCCGATTTGGGTGGGGTGGGGGACGATCTGGTCGGGTGTGATACTCTGAATAATATATTTTATTGCTATAATGCTACCAATGCCGATCAAAAGTATGGGTCCGCACCACCGGCCGTCGGATTCAAAATTATTCGCGGACCATTGGTGCCGTCCATAAATGATACCGCCAGATTCGAGCGCTGGTTTATTCCCGGGTTCCGAAATTTGGACATGACCTCTTTCGCCAAATATATCAATGGTACGGACCCCCTTTACGCGCAGCAGAGCTATAACTGCATGTTGGGATTGAGCAGGCAGGGAGACCCTTATATTTTTGATGGGCGTAACCTCAAATATCAATGCAGCGGCGATCCAGTGCTGGAAACGGGCGATTTGGACAGTTCCCCCGCGGACCGACGGATGATGGCCAGTTGTGGGCCGTTCGATTTTAATCCCGGTGACAGTCAGTATGTCCTTATAGCCATGGGAGTCGGACAGGGAACCGATCGGCTTAATTCAATTGCAGTCCTGGAAGATATTTTAAATTCCTATCAATTGTCAGAAAATTGCGCCGATCGCAATGGGGACGGCCGAGTAGGTCTGGACGACCTGATGGGGATCATCGACGCGCTGTATGCGGGCGGAAATCCCGCGCTTCTGGCAGATGTTAATAATGATCGTATATCAAATATTCTGGATATTTCCTATTTGATTAATTACCTGTTTAGAAATGGCCCATCGCCCCAATGCCCTTTATAA
- a CDS encoding Primosomal protein N (fragment) gives MSKRLVKIAVPGTPRKLFTYFLPERFGTLLPGQRCIVPFGKRRVPGFYIEETDIAPEAGLKEVIDLPETGPLFNEELFNFLIWLSGFYLTNIADVCQAALPPEMRKPGKPNYFAIPDFPDRAPDLKIPEALLKKLRIGGMLSHRQSQFYEKKFPGLITKLAAEGIIRESYSSKGISDKEPDFAELFPYIRPREEVSSIEPNLEQKEAIKAIAAGAGNYAPFLLYGITGSGKTLVYCRVAQEILNRGQSVLVMVPEIALAGTLLSYFRSFFRGEEIALLHSALKKKDRLNLWSEVREGKCRIVIGARSALFAPLRNLGLIIVDEEHDESYKQDDPAPRFQGRDSAVMRAKMAGIPIVLGSASPSLESYYNAQAGRYHLLQLTRRPEATELPVVRLVDLKEEPLSEEKLYFTPAMISKVQRALDNGHQIILFLNRRGFSPRLKCTDCGHTPICPHCQLHLTYHKAGSKLMCHFCGFIKSDYNKCDSCGGANFIFLGTGTQKIEDRICKLFPQAALVRLDSDSAAERERAHLILSDFSAGKYNILLGTQMVTKGIDFPNVALVGVLMADIGMDMPDFRAPEKLFAKLIQVAGRSGRGIVPGEVVIQTFNPDTELIDDAARQDYGTFYAREIASRQNLSYPPFAHLINFLFSAKKEEDVTRWAKDFAGRLALGIKAAKIKGEILGPAPCPLYRLRGLYRRHLFVKTPQLMKVIRFLDNWERVETKFKIPPRVKMVIDIDPYDMM, from the coding sequence ATGAGCAAGAGACTGGTCAAAATAGCGGTGCCGGGGACACCCCGAAAACTTTTCACGTACTTTCTGCCGGAGAGATTCGGGACCCTGTTGCCGGGACAGAGGTGCATTGTACCGTTCGGCAAAAGGCGGGTGCCAGGTTTCTATATTGAGGAAACGGATATTGCTCCCGAAGCGGGTCTCAAAGAGGTCATCGATTTGCCGGAAACAGGACCATTATTCAATGAGGAACTTTTCAATTTCCTGATATGGCTATCGGGCTTCTACTTGACCAATATTGCCGATGTCTGTCAGGCGGCCCTTCCTCCAGAAATGCGCAAACCGGGGAAACCGAATTATTTCGCGATCCCCGATTTTCCTGACCGCGCCCCGGACCTGAAAATCCCGGAAGCCCTGCTGAAGAAGTTGCGAATCGGAGGGATGTTGAGCCATCGGCAGTCACAATTTTACGAAAAAAAATTCCCCGGTCTGATAACAAAACTGGCGGCAGAGGGGATCATTCGAGAGTCGTATTCGAGTAAAGGGATTTCGGATAAGGAACCCGATTTCGCGGAATTATTTCCGTACATCCGTCCGCGGGAAGAGGTTTCATCGATAGAGCCGAATTTGGAACAGAAAGAGGCCATCAAGGCCATTGCGGCAGGGGCCGGGAATTATGCGCCATTCTTGCTGTACGGAATCACCGGTTCGGGCAAAACGTTAGTCTATTGCCGCGTGGCGCAGGAGATATTAAATCGGGGGCAATCGGTATTAGTAATGGTCCCCGAGATTGCCCTGGCCGGGACGCTTTTGTCTTATTTCCGCAGTTTTTTCAGGGGTGAAGAGATTGCCCTGCTTCACTCGGCTTTGAAAAAAAAGGATCGCCTGAATCTGTGGAGTGAAGTCAGAGAGGGGAAATGCCGGATAGTGATTGGGGCCCGCTCGGCTCTTTTTGCCCCGCTCCGGAATCTCGGTCTGATTATTGTCGACGAAGAGCACGATGAATCGTACAAGCAGGATGATCCCGCGCCGCGGTTCCAGGGTAGGGACAGCGCGGTTATGCGGGCCAAAATGGCCGGAATACCCATTGTTCTGGGCTCGGCGTCACCGTCCCTGGAATCCTATTACAACGCTCAGGCAGGGCGCTATCATCTGCTGCAATTGACACGCCGGCCGGAAGCCACGGAACTTCCGGTGGTGCGGCTGGTGGATCTAAAAGAAGAGCCGTTATCCGAGGAAAAACTTTACTTCACTCCGGCGATGATTTCCAAAGTGCAGCGGGCGCTTGATAACGGACATCAAATCATACTATTTTTGAATCGGCGGGGATTTTCGCCACGGCTTAAATGCACCGATTGCGGCCACACTCCTATTTGCCCCCATTGCCAGTTGCATTTGACCTATCATAAAGCCGGGAGCAAACTGATGTGCCATTTTTGCGGTTTCATCAAAAGCGACTATAACAAATGCGATTCGTGCGGGGGCGCCAATTTTATTTTTCTGGGTACAGGTACACAAAAAATTGAAGATAGAATCTGCAAATTGTTTCCGCAGGCGGCATTGGTGCGGCTCGATTCCGACAGCGCGGCCGAGAGGGAGCGCGCCCATTTAATCTTGAGCGACTTTTCTGCCGGTAAGTATAATATCCTTCTGGGAACTCAGATGGTCACCAAAGGGATCGATTTCCCCAATGTGGCCCTGGTAGGGGTCCTCATGGCCGATATCGGAATGGATATGCCGGACTTCCGGGCCCCCGAAAAGCTTTTCGCCAAGTTGATCCAGGTGGCCGGGCGCTCCGGGAGGGGAATCGTACCCGGAGAAGTGGTCATACAGACGTTCAATCCGGATACTGAATTAATCGACGATGCGGCCCGTCAGGATTATGGTACTTTCTATGCGCGGGAAATTGCGTCGCGACAGAATTTGTCATATCCGCCGTTCGCACATCTTATAAATTTTCTATTTTCCGCGAAGAAGGAAGAGGATGTCACCCGGTGGGCCAAAGATTTCGCCGGGCGGCTGGCCCTTGGAATCAAAGCGGCGAAAATAAAGGGGGAAATTCTCGGACCGGCGCCCTGTCCGCTGTACCGTCTTCGCGGCCTGTATCGCCGACATCTGTTTGTGAAGACCCCACAACTTATGAAAGTCATTAGATTTCTGGACAACTGGGAGAGAGTAGAGACAAAATTCAAGATTCCGCCGCGGGTCAAAATGGTTATCGATATCGATCCCTATGATATGATGTGA
- a CDS encoding hypothetical protein (Evidence 5 : Unknown function) produces MRLRNYFVISLLILILAAPSFGSQQRAKLPQSAYLKSAKISMLGNPPRYEEALQFLDTMLFYYGPIPEGFLFRGNIYAEYANKESDLSKKLGFFEKMAENYDSMASACGNKEIKSGLRNDCKKFSGVTDSIRTFYWRETYNSGVQAIDTVNEFAKKISGAADSAEILTLKEQMKMTADSGRLFFQIAATVDPSRYRSFEGIGLLYDRLKQYDSSLVWLKKASAIVPDTAYLIQNIAYSYIQMDDWDNAIAYFKKYLEKVPNDANTCFNIAICYSNKRQYDSAYVWDLKTIAADTTISGAYTDAGQYFLVRSQAVYDSVRNTTDKAKAEQFGKLRDTYLDSSAYYLKTAHRLEPDNGQILEQLAVVLFARANFTDALEAFKKLTELEPNRKEYWISVGDIYIQLQKFKEAIPPYEKATELDPGDIKLWEVLKDLYTNNNMPDKAKAAEAKIADLQKM; encoded by the coding sequence ATGAGACTTCGTAATTATTTCGTCATTTCATTGTTAATATTAATCCTGGCGGCACCGTCATTCGGTTCCCAGCAAAGGGCCAAGTTGCCGCAAAGTGCCTATTTAAAGTCGGCCAAGATATCGATGCTCGGGAATCCGCCGCGCTATGAAGAGGCCCTTCAATTTCTAGACACGATGCTTTTCTACTATGGACCCATTCCGGAGGGTTTCTTGTTCCGCGGAAACATTTATGCCGAATATGCCAATAAAGAGAGCGATTTAAGCAAGAAACTCGGTTTCTTTGAGAAAATGGCGGAAAATTATGATTCGATGGCATCGGCCTGCGGAAACAAGGAAATAAAATCGGGGTTACGAAACGACTGCAAAAAATTCAGCGGCGTGACCGACTCCATCCGAACCTTCTACTGGCGGGAGACATATAACAGCGGCGTTCAGGCGATCGATACGGTCAATGAATTCGCCAAGAAGATCAGCGGTGCCGCGGACTCCGCCGAAATTCTCACTTTGAAGGAACAGATGAAAATGACCGCCGATTCGGGCCGGCTCTTTTTCCAGATTGCGGCTACGGTTGATCCCAGCCGGTATCGCTCATTTGAAGGAATCGGACTCCTTTATGATCGTCTCAAGCAGTATGATTCATCCCTCGTCTGGCTTAAGAAAGCATCGGCCATAGTTCCCGATACGGCCTATCTTATTCAGAATATTGCCTACTCCTATATCCAGATGGATGACTGGGATAACGCCATTGCTTATTTCAAGAAATATCTGGAAAAGGTTCCGAACGACGCCAATACTTGTTTCAATATCGCCATTTGCTACAGCAATAAGCGCCAGTACGACAGCGCCTATGTCTGGGATCTAAAGACAATCGCGGCCGATACCACCATTTCGGGTGCATACACCGACGCCGGTCAGTATTTCCTGGTTCGTTCTCAGGCTGTTTACGATTCCGTCAGGAATACAACCGATAAGGCGAAGGCCGAGCAGTTCGGCAAGCTGCGCGACACCTATCTTGATTCGTCGGCGTACTATCTGAAAACCGCCCACCGACTGGAACCGGACAACGGTCAGATTCTGGAGCAATTGGCGGTAGTTCTTTTTGCCCGCGCCAATTTCACGGATGCCCTGGAGGCATTCAAGAAGTTGACCGAATTGGAGCCGAATCGCAAGGAATACTGGATCAGTGTCGGTGATATATATATACAGCTGCAGAAGTTCAAAGAGGCGATTCCGCCCTACGAAAAGGCGACGGAATTGGATCCGGGCGACATAAAACTCTGGGAAGTATTGAAGGATCTCTATACCAATAACAATATGCCGGATAAGGCCAAGGCCGCCGAAGCCAAAATAGCCGATTTGCAGAAAATGTAA
- a CDS encoding conserved exported hypothetical protein (Evidence 4 : Unknown function but conserved in other organisms): protein MSRKIFITGMLILLFTAPVWADNVAVTVYNSNLGVVRDTRPLEFQKGNGRISFIDVPSQIDATSVGFELKDKSKSVAILEQNYGYDLVSPDKIYNRFIDKQIDLFDKSGKIYCGTLLSYSGGAVVLKDKAGKIEIIRLDEITNTNFPELPEGLITRPTLFWLYQSDFSGTADCDVSYQTGGLSWSAEYVGILSSDEKTLDLTGWASITNSSGATYKEATLKLVAGDIHRIPKKIRGDIQMEAQYMAKAASAAGFEEKQFFEYHLYTLPRRATLADNEIKQITLFEPARAGVEKEYYFEPEVNNEKVSVQLKTMNSKADGLGIPLPAGRTRVFKADSDGSMILLGEDNIDHTPVDEKVQLNIGYAFDISAGEKMLNYQKISDRVEERTYEISLRNHKKEDITIIVKKRLSGDWTITKSNYDYVKEDAGTVTFNIPVKANEKAVLSYIVRTSY from the coding sequence ATGAGCAGGAAAATCTTTATAACGGGAATGCTGATACTACTTTTCACCGCGCCTGTCTGGGCCGATAATGTTGCGGTTACGGTCTATAACAGCAATCTGGGCGTCGTCCGTGATACCCGCCCGCTGGAATTCCAAAAAGGGAACGGCCGTATCTCTTTTATCGATGTTCCGTCACAGATCGACGCCACCTCGGTGGGATTCGAATTGAAGGATAAGTCAAAATCAGTGGCAATCTTGGAGCAGAATTACGGCTATGATCTGGTGTCGCCGGACAAGATTTACAACCGTTTCATTGATAAGCAAATAGATTTATTTGACAAATCGGGGAAGATTTACTGCGGCACCCTGCTATCTTATTCCGGCGGGGCAGTGGTCCTGAAAGACAAGGCGGGAAAAATCGAAATTATTCGGCTCGATGAAATCACCAACACCAATTTTCCGGAATTACCGGAAGGATTGATAACCCGACCGACATTGTTCTGGCTGTATCAGTCCGATTTTTCCGGCACCGCCGACTGCGACGTCTCCTATCAGACCGGCGGCTTAAGCTGGAGCGCCGAATATGTCGGGATATTATCGTCCGATGAAAAAACGCTCGATCTGACCGGATGGGCCTCAATTACCAACAGCTCCGGAGCGACATACAAAGAGGCGACCCTGAAACTGGTGGCGGGGGATATTCATCGCATTCCCAAAAAGATTCGCGGCGATATTCAGATGGAAGCTCAATATATGGCCAAGGCGGCTTCGGCGGCCGGTTTCGAAGAGAAGCAGTTTTTCGAATATCATCTTTATACTTTGCCGCGCCGGGCGACCCTGGCCGACAACGAAATCAAGCAGATTACGTTGTTTGAGCCGGCTCGGGCCGGGGTGGAAAAGGAATATTATTTTGAGCCGGAAGTGAATAACGAAAAGGTGAGTGTTCAGTTGAAAACCATGAACTCGAAAGCCGACGGACTGGGAATCCCGCTTCCGGCGGGGCGGACCCGGGTATTCAAGGCCGACAGCGACGGTTCGATGATATTGCTGGGGGAAGATAATATCGACCATACGCCGGTTGACGAGAAGGTTCAATTGAATATCGGCTATGCGTTTGATATCTCAGCCGGTGAAAAGATGCTCAATTATCAGAAAATCTCGGATCGGGTGGAAGAAAGAACCTATGAAATCAGTCTCCGCAACCATAAGAAGGAAGATATAACGATTATCGTCAAGAAGCGTCTATCCGGCGACTGGACCATAACCAAAAGCAATTATGATTACGTGAAAGAAGACGCCGGCACTGTTACCTTCAATATCCCGGTGAAAGCCAATGAGAAAGCGGTGTTAAGCTACATTGTCAGGACCAGTTATTAA
- a CDS encoding putative CDP-diacylglycerol--glycerol-3-phosphate 3-phosphatidyltransferase (Evidence 3 : Putative function from multiple computational evidences; Product type e : enzyme) — MGPDVPDKYIGPPAAGASIFMLEIGDTKLSFRDILLVPNLLSILRVALTPIIGYFLWLRTEEGILISIALLALAGLTDFLDGFLARRWNQISALGIIIDPLADKLFALVLVAELVIFRSFPLWLAVAVISRDLLIVTGGAIVLKSRDLVLPSNLTGKYYFASLALLIVSHIINFRFGIGLYYYLTVILLIVSTINYARIFWILEHGGSRPVFADKKIFKNLRSLMTIIIIVVSSYYFYLQVILRYIK, encoded by the coding sequence ATGGGGCCGGATGTACCTGATAAATATATCGGACCGCCGGCGGCGGGAGCGTCAATCTTTATGCTGGAAATAGGCGATACAAAACTGAGTTTCAGAGATATATTGCTTGTCCCTAATTTGTTGTCCATCCTCCGCGTCGCCTTGACTCCCATAATCGGATATTTCCTCTGGCTCCGAACCGAGGAAGGCATCCTGATTAGCATTGCTCTTTTGGCCCTGGCCGGCCTGACAGACTTTCTCGATGGCTTCTTGGCGCGGCGATGGAATCAAATTTCGGCGCTGGGCATAATAATAGATCCGCTGGCGGATAAGTTGTTCGCCCTGGTTTTAGTCGCGGAACTCGTAATTTTCAGATCATTCCCCCTCTGGCTGGCCGTGGCGGTCATTAGCCGTGACCTCCTCATCGTGACTGGCGGGGCAATTGTTCTGAAAAGCCGGGATTTGGTGCTCCCGTCCAATCTGACCGGTAAATACTATTTCGCCTCACTGGCTCTTCTGATCGTGAGCCACATTATCAATTTCCGGTTCGGCATCGGCCTCTATTACTATTTGACTGTCATACTCCTGATTGTTTCAACCATCAATTATGCCCGTATTTTCTGGATCCTTGAGCACGGCGGATCCCGGCCGGTCTTTGCCGACAAAAAAATTTTCAAAAATCTCCGCTCTCTTATGACAATTATTATAATCGTTGTCTCATCTTATTACTTCTATTTGCAGGTGATATTGCGGTACATTAAATGA
- a CDS encoding putative Uncharacterized N-acetyltransferase p20 (Evidence 3 : Putative function from multiple computational evidences) codes for MISESPQKIILEGPRIILRPPVPSDTAIMNAHVQVREISRYTFISRLSTLESTREFIRNTRKWWRSGRQQHFGIIWKESKDLIGMIGLSGIDHKNCNAELGYWLAKEYWGRGITPEAIRLILDYSFRTLKLVRVYAHVMHPNEASIRVLEKIGFKREGYLRKAVFQHNRWLNEILFAILKEEYQAKRFIKRF; via the coding sequence ATGATCAGTGAATCTCCGCAAAAAATAATCCTCGAAGGGCCGCGTATTATTCTCCGCCCCCCGGTCCCGTCCGATACCGCAATCATGAATGCCCATGTGCAGGTCCGCGAGATCAGCCGCTATACTTTTATTTCCCGTTTGAGTACTTTGGAGTCAACTCGGGAATTTATCCGCAATACCCGCAAATGGTGGCGCTCCGGGCGCCAGCAGCACTTCGGCATTATCTGGAAAGAGTCAAAAGACCTTATCGGTATGATTGGGCTGTCCGGGATTGATCACAAAAACTGCAATGCCGAACTTGGTTATTGGCTTGCCAAAGAATATTGGGGCCGGGGCATCACTCCGGAGGCGATACGGCTAATTCTTGACTATAGTTTTAGGACCCTTAAATTGGTGCGAGTATACGCTCATGTCATGCACCCCAATGAAGCCTCAATTCGAGTCCTGGAAAAAATCGGCTTTAAGCGCGAAGGATATCTGCGCAAGGCCGTTTTTCAGCATAACCGCTGGCTCAATGAGATTTTATTTGCCATCCTCAAAGAGGAATATCAGGCAAAACGATTCATAAAGAGATTTTAG
- a CDS encoding conserved hypothetical protein (Evidence 4 : Unknown function but conserved in other organisms), translated as MVLIRFRVIIISLIILAGTGLALWYGLTRSHITSAERGRRLAEKEGCFACHGPEGSGGVANFGRTDGTVPNFRDDVMMFAHGPDNIREWIAEGKTEAKAKSQTWQEERKKGVLKMPAFGNRLSNSEIDDLVSFVMISSGHPRPDDSLALKGLQLTKTFGCVGCHGPGGAFARPNPKSFKGYLAPWIGPDFKDLVRNRAEFDQWVENGVSDRLKTNLLARYFLNRAVLHMPEYRSHLQPGDLDALWAYITWRRAQEPQ; from the coding sequence ATGGTGTTAATAAGATTTCGCGTCATCATAATATCGCTAATAATATTAGCAGGGACCGGATTGGCACTCTGGTATGGTCTGACCCGGTCCCATATTACATCGGCAGAGAGGGGGCGGCGTCTGGCGGAGAAAGAGGGATGTTTTGCCTGCCACGGTCCCGAGGGCAGCGGTGGTGTCGCCAATTTTGGGCGGACTGACGGGACGGTTCCTAATTTCCGGGACGATGTGATGATGTTTGCGCACGGGCCGGATAATATTAGGGAATGGATCGCTGAAGGGAAGACCGAAGCGAAAGCGAAAAGTCAGACCTGGCAGGAAGAGAGAAAAAAAGGGGTACTTAAGATGCCGGCCTTCGGGAATCGTTTGTCCAACTCGGAAATAGATGATTTGGTTTCATTTGTGATGATTTCAAGCGGACATCCCCGACCCGACGATTCTCTGGCACTGAAGGGACTGCAATTGACCAAAACTTTCGGATGTGTCGGATGTCATGGGCCGGGTGGGGCGTTTGCCCGGCCGAATCCGAAATCATTTAAGGGTTATTTGGCCCCCTGGATCGGGCCGGATTTCAAGGATTTGGTACGCAATCGGGCCGAATTTGATCAATGGGTCGAGAATGGTGTCAGCGACCGATTGAAGACAAACTTGCTGGCCCGATATTTTTTGAATCGGGCGGTTTTGCATATGCCGGAATACAGGTCTCATCTTCAACCGGGTGATCTGGACGCGTTATGGGCCTATATTACCTGGCGGCGGGCGCAAGAGCCACAATAG
- a CDS encoding exported hypothetical protein (Evidence 5 : Unknown function), which yields MKRTAAVIMFLAVMIFSVGAFAQQKDMKMKGDDQSSGKATLTGELVDMGCYTSMGAKGADHKSCALKCIKGGMPMGLLTSDGNLYLLTMSHDNADPYNNAKTMAADQVSVTGPTFVKNGIKTLEVDEIKDLTMSSK from the coding sequence ATGAAGCGTACCGCAGCGGTTATAATGTTTTTAGCGGTCATGATTTTTTCGGTAGGCGCTTTCGCCCAACAAAAAGATATGAAAATGAAGGGCGACGATCAGTCATCGGGAAAAGCGACTCTGACGGGTGAACTGGTGGATATGGGGTGCTATACATCGATGGGCGCCAAGGGGGCCGATCATAAGAGTTGCGCCCTGAAATGCATCAAGGGGGGAATGCCAATGGGGCTTCTGACATCCGACGGGAATCTTTACCTCTTGACAATGAGCCATGATAATGCCGATCCTTATAATAATGCCAAGACAATGGCGGCCGATCAGGTGTCGGTGACAGGCCCGACCTTTGTCAAGAACGGCATCAAGACGCTTGAGGTGGACGAAATCAAAGACTTGACCATGTCGAGCAAGTAG
- a CDS encoding Heme exporter protein CcmA: MIRLEVQNLAKRFGARKVFSDINFTLETGQSIAVTGPNGSGKSTLLRLLIGFNYPTRGKVIFSEDGRVLEFDSLRRRLALVSPYLALYGSLTARENLRFFAHVNGDRITDERIESTLTAVGLGGRGDDFVAGYSSGMLQRLKYAVAVLKNPAVFMIDEPTSNLDDAGKKIVFDLIEARRREAIIIVATNEKEEYGLAERLCQLGG, translated from the coding sequence ATGATCAGGCTTGAAGTACAAAATCTGGCGAAACGGTTCGGAGCGAGAAAGGTTTTTTCCGATATAAATTTTACTCTCGAAACCGGGCAGTCGATCGCCGTCACCGGTCCCAACGGATCCGGCAAATCGACCCTCCTGAGACTCCTTATCGGTTTTAATTATCCGACTCGGGGCAAGGTTATTTTCTCGGAGGACGGCCGCGTCCTAGAATTCGATTCCCTGCGCCGCCGCCTGGCGCTGGTCTCCCCCTATCTGGCCCTCTACGGCTCCCTTACCGCCCGTGAGAATCTCCGTTTCTTTGCTCATGTCAACGGTGACCGCATCACCGATGAACGGATCGAATCAACTCTGACCGCGGTCGGTCTGGGGGGACGCGGCGATGATTTCGTGGCCGGCTATTCTTCCGGAATGTTGCAGCGTTTGAAATACGCCGTCGCCGTTCTGAAAAATCCGGCCGTGTTCATGATTGACGAGCCGACTTCGAATCTCGACGACGCCGGCAAAAAAATTGTCTTTGACTTGATTGAAGCCAGACGACGGGAAGCGATTATTATCGTCGCCACCAATGAGAAGGAGGAGTACGGTCTTGCCGAAAGACTCTGTCAGTTGGGCGGCTAA
- a CDS encoding Cytochrome c-type biogenesis protein CcmB: MPKDSVSWAAKVAAVTKKDIISEFRTRYALNAILMFALVTLTVISFAVGAFSPSKEIMAALFWIVLFFAAMSGLAQSFIKEEEAGTAMILKLSSEGSVIFFGKLIFNLLLLLILAILIVPLFIILLKTAPQKWDIFLIGLVLGLIGLSGATTIIAAIVSKATVKGALFTVLSFPVLMPLLVAVIEITKSAFLGDPFNAVAAPIQLIVAYDVVMTTLSFLLFDFVWRQ; this comes from the coding sequence TTGCCGAAAGACTCTGTCAGTTGGGCGGCTAAAGTTGCGGCGGTGACGAAAAAGGATATTATTTCCGAATTTCGGACCCGCTACGCGCTTAATGCCATCCTGATGTTCGCCCTGGTTACGCTTACCGTGATTTCCTTCGCCGTCGGGGCTTTCTCCCCGTCGAAAGAGATCATGGCGGCCCTCTTCTGGATCGTCCTTTTTTTTGCCGCCATGTCGGGACTGGCGCAATCATTTATCAAAGAAGAAGAAGCCGGCACCGCCATGATTTTAAAACTCTCATCGGAGGGTTCCGTCATATTTTTCGGGAAATTGATCTTCAATCTTTTATTGCTTCTGATACTGGCCATCCTTATTGTTCCGTTGTTTATAATTCTTCTCAAAACCGCTCCGCAGAAATGGGATATTTTCTTAATTGGCCTGGTTCTCGGACTAATCGGCCTTTCAGGGGCGACAACCATAATCGCCGCAATCGTTTCCAAGGCCACCGTAAAAGGGGCCCTCTTCACCGTTCTTTCCTTCCCGGTTCTGATGCCGCTTCTGGTGGCTGTGATAGAAATCACAAAGTCGGCCTTTCTCGGGGACCCTTTCAATGCGGTTGCGGCACCGATACAATTGATTGTGGCATATGACGTTGTCATGACGACTTTATCGTTTTTATTGTTCGACTTTGTCTGGCGGCAATAG